In Ailuropoda melanoleuca isolate Jingjing chromosome 4, ASM200744v2, whole genome shotgun sequence, the following proteins share a genomic window:
- the ABHD17A gene encoding alpha/beta hydrolase domain-containing protein 17A — MNGLSVSELCCLFCCPPCPGRIAAKLAFLPPEPTYSLVPEPEPGPGGAGAAPSGTLRASAGSPGRWKLHLMERADFQYSQRELDTIEVFLTKSSRGNRISCMYVRCVPGARYTLLFSHGNAVDLGQMSSFYVGLGSRINCNVFSYDYSGYGVSSGRPSEKNLYADIDAAWQALRTRYGISPDSIVLYGQSIGTVPTVDLASRYECAAVVLHSPLTSGMRVAFPDTKKTYCFDAFPNIEKVSKITSPVLIIHGTEDEVIDFSHGLALYERCPKAVEPLWVEGAGHNDIELYSQYLERLRRFISQELPSQRA; from the exons ATGAACGGCCTGTCAGTGAGCGAGCTCTGCTGCCTTTTCTGCTGCCCACCCTGCCCCGGCCGCATTGCTGCCAAGCTCGCCTTCCTGCCGCCGGAGCCCACCTACTCGCTGGTGCCCGAGCCCGAGCCAGGGCCTGGTGGGGCTGGGGCCGCCCCTTCGGGGACCCTGCGGGCCTCTGCTGGCAGCCCTGGGCGCTGGAAGCTCCACCTGATGGAGCGTGCTGATTTCCAGTACAGCCAGCGTGAGCTGGACACCATCGAGGTCTTCCTGACCAAGAGCAGCCGGGGCAACCGCATCTCCTGCATGTACGTGCGCTGTGTGCCCGGCGCCAG gtACACGCTGCTCTTCTCGCACGGCAACGCGGTGGACCTGGGCCAGATGAGCAGCTTCTACGTTGGCCTGGGCTCGCGCATCAACTGCAACGTCTTCTCCTACGACTACTCGGGCTACGGTGTCAGCTCGGGCAGGCCCTCCGAGAAGAACCTGTACGCCGACATCGACGCCGCCTGGCAGGCACTGCGCACCCG GTATGGCATCAGCCCGGACAGCATCGTCCTGTATGGGCAGAGCATCGGCACGGTGCCCACCGTGGACCTGGCCTCTCGCTATGAGTGCGCTGCCGTGGTGCTGCACTCGCCACTCACTTCAGGCATGCGCGTTGCCTTCCCTGACACCAAGAAGACCTACTGCTTCGATGCGTTCCCCAA CATCGAGAAGGTGTCCAAGATCACGTCACCGGTGCTCATCATCCACGGCACGGAGGACGAAGTGATCGACTTCTCCCACGGGCTGGCGCTCTATGAGCGCTGTCCCAAGGCGGTGGAGCCGCTGTGGGTGGAGGGCGCCGGGCACAACGACATCGAGCTCTACAGCCAGTACTTGGAGCGCCTGCGTCGCTTCATCTCCCAGGAGCTGCCCAGCCAGCGCGCCTAG